The nucleotide sequence CTTGGATCTACCTTTGAATTCTCCAGATTTCGGCTATTTAAGCCAGTTACAAAGTcagacaaaattgatttttttttcgtaagcTTCCAGGAGACCTaataatttctgataataataataataagaacaaagaatattttctaattttttattgacttttattaaaaatctaaaACAAGATTCTATTTATACCCTGCAAAGGTAATAaatcagattaaaaaaaagtaaactccTTATCGCTAGATTAGTGCAATAAAATTACTGAATAGTGTCACTATGAACTGATAAGGAGTGAGTAAAAGAGAATGAAGTTCAAACATCATAAAAGAAGTTGTTCTATGTCAGGGAttcttttcaaattgaattcgAATGTAAGCTTTGATAACTTTTCaacttatttttccaaaaaaatcataggaAATGAAGCTTAGTGAATAATACTGATGAATTACGAGATTTTATTGCATTTCCAAATAACCATTTCTCTTGTTATCAAACTGTGTATCTACCTATGTACAGCGAATGTGTTAAATTTAAGCCTATATGTCATTCTTTGTGAATGTAGTAAATGGTCATTCATTTAAAAACAATAATTCTAGAGATTTTCTCAATCAAAATTTAACTGATATGGCTCCTTATCACGAATATTTTTGCGAGTATAAAAGACCATTGTACCTACCAAGTCACGATCATAAAGTGTTTGTGTTCAAAATGGTGTCTCAAAGTGTCGTGAAATTTGGTTTAATATTTTCTGTGATATTTGCATCTGCTGCATCGCAATGTCATCTGAGAAATGTGGAAATGATTCCTCAACACGACGGCCAACCTGGTTGTCAAATACGATATGAATTTACACGAAGATGGAGAAACAACTACGATAATAGTTTATATTGGGAGTGTAGACTTTGGAATACTTCTGCTGAACAGCAATCATGTCCACCTGGAACTCTGTTCCAAGACTCGTGGCAGACATGCTTGCCTTCAGGAATGTGGGAATGGACTCCTTATAGTGAACCTCCTACACGTGCTGGTCAGAATAATGAAGATCAATGTGAACCATTGGATACCGGAACTTGTCCTCCTCCAACAACACCATCCTATCCTCCGATTGAAACTACAACACCGGGATTTCCAACGGGTAGGCCTTAAATTGCTCtttgtttatttgaatttcTGAAATGTGTTATTTATTAGGAACAACACCTTCAAATCCTACGGGAACAACTCCGGACTGGACAACTGGAACAAGTAAGATGTTGTGTATAGTACATAAACTTTAAGTAGCAGATCAGTAAGAAAATATGTTTGTTTCAATAGGTACGACACCGGATAACACCACACCTGATACTACCACACATAGTCCTACACCTCCCCATATAACTACGACAACTGCGCCCCCTACAACTACAACAACAACCACCCCTGAAactactactactactactacGACTACCCCAGAAACCACGACTACAACAACCACTCCCGAAACGACTACAACAACTACTACTACAACTCCTGAAACTACAACAACAACAACTACAACAACTCCTGAAACTACAACAACAACTACTACAACTACTGAAACTACAACTACTACTACAACTCCAGAGACTACGACTACAACAACTCCTGAAACTACAACAACTACAACTACCACTCCTGAGACAACAACAACTACTACTACAACTCCAGAAACTACGACTACAACCACGACTCCTGAACCTACTACTACTACTACGACTCCTGAAACAACTACAACTACCACTCCTGAGGCAACAACAACCACGCCTGAAACAACCACTACAACCACAACAACTACTCCTGAAATTACAACAACAGAATCCACTACAACAACTGAAGAAACAACTACAACCACTACCCCTGGGGAATGTCCAACTTGTCCACCTACCTGTCCCACTTGTCCCCCAGGAACAACACAACCCACATCACCAACTCCACCTGGAAACTTAGGAGTTTGTCCAGGAGCCGAACCTGAACAATACGCCCCTGGACCAATGAACTGTGATACTCAACCAGAATGTAGGCCACCTCATCATCAGAATAGACTCTACCCGAGGCGCGATCCAACTTCCTACTTTTTCTGTGGGCCTGGAAATGGAAATGTTCAAATTGCAGAATGTAGTATTGGAGAATGCTTTGATTATGATATGCAATCATGTGTTCCAGCTAGAAGTTGGCGAAACTCGTGCAttcattaataattttgtaaataagtaATTTGTATTTATAGTCCTaagaattttataataatagaGAATGAAAAACATGTGAAAATAATCGCAAATGATAGAACTGATAGTAAAATAAACAGTTTATTGCGGTAACTCCAAGCTATCTTATCGCAAAAATTTGGCGTATTTGAAATGTAAAACAACTTGGTGTGGGATTCATTTAAGAGTTCAAAGACAGACAATCACACTGATGACATTCCGTCAATGAATCTTTTATTATTGTTCCCATTGTTATGATGTCACTATGTCATAGCCGGTATCTCACcacttaaattaattaattgcacAAATATAAAAGTCATTTATGCTCAAGTTTCCTGTTGTAGGGGTGACCAAATTTGTGGCGTTAAACTTTCAATATCAGATAATTCTTGGAAAGGTTAATATTCAAGGATCCAGTGAGAACTAGACTTGATCTTATcttcatattatttttttttttatatttaaatatatgaTCATGTGCTTATTATTATGCTCATAAAAGAAacgattctttaaaaaaaagaaaatattttgtaaaaaataaagttgttTTTCGTGGAAGTCAATTTTTTATTTCCACAATAATTAAGGGATGTAGTCATTCTTTACTTCCTGTATCACTGTCTCCTATCACTTTATTTCTTTCTATATATCTGCGAAGAattcttccatacaaattgttTGCACAATCATCCACTGGCTCTTCTCAAAGACAATTTGATACACCGAACAATTTCAAGTGAAATGCGGTGCAAGAGTGGGGGAGAACAATTGAGAATTGTGTGTCGATAAGAACATTTTTTACGATTTGATGTCATGGTATTATATCCCAAAACGCTGATAAGATGTTCAGGAAGAAAAGTATAAAAGCCCTCTTCACGGATTAGCCATAAGTTAGTGTCGTGAGAGAACATAAGAGATACAATCATAAAGATGAAAGAAACTGCGTTATTAGTTCTATGCTTATCGGTATTTGTGGGATACGTTCTATGTCAAAACGATCCAGGAGATGGGCGTCCTGGTTGTATGACGCGTTACGAATTTAGACGATTTTGGAGAAATCGAATAAATAAATCAGTGTATTTTAATTGTACAACTTGGGGAAATTCTAAGGAAATACCATGTGCAGTAGGAACGTACTTTCAAGAGTCTTGGCAAACTTGTGTTCAGCCAAAGTATTATATAGATACTCCATTTTATGATCCACCAACTAGTGCATATAGTAGTGAAAACGATCAGTGTCAAGAAATAGTTTTTCCACCACAATGTAACCCAAATGAAGGTGGACCTTCTACAACAGAAACTACCCCTGACACCACAACAGACGCCTCAACTAATTTACCCACGAACCCAAGTGAAAATCCTACAGAAACAACTACTGAGATACCCACAAATCCAAGTGATAGTACGACTGAACTTTCAAGGGAAAGTACGGTAGATCCTACGGAGACTCCAACAGACACCCCCTCAAATCCAACTGAAACCACCACTGAAATGTCAACTGAAACACCAAGTGATACAACAACTGAAATATCAACAGATCCAAGTGAGACAACCGAAACCGAAGAAACCGAAATGCCTACCGAGACTCCCACGAACCCCAGTGAGACAACATCTGAGGTACCAACCGAGACTCCCACAAACCCTAGTGAAACGACAACTGAGGGATCAACCGACACTCCCACAAACCCAAGTGAGACCACAACAGAGGTACCAACCGAGACTCCCACGAACCCCAGTGAGACAACAACTGAGGGATCAACCGACACTCCCACAAATCCAAGTGAGACCACAACTGAGGTACCAACCGAGACTCCCACAAACCCCAGTGAGACCACAACTGAGGTACCAACCGAGACTCCCACAAACCCCAGTGAAACAACTACCGAGGTACCAACTGAGACTCCAACAAATCCAAGTGAAACCACAACTGAGGTACAAACTGAGACTCCCACAAACCCCAGTGAGACGACAACTGAGGTACCAACTGAGACTCCCACAAACCCCAGTGAAACGACGACTGAGGTACCAACCGAGACTCCAACAAATCCAAGTGAGACCACAACCGATGTACCAACCGAGACTCCCACAAATCCAAGTGAGACGACAACTGAGGTACCAACCGAGACTACAACAAATCCAATTGAAACGACAACAGAGGTACCAACTGAAACTCCCACGAATCCCAGTGAGACCACAACTGAAGTGCCAACTGAGAATCCAACAAACCCAAGTGAGGCTACCACTGAAGGATCAACAGAGACTCCCACAAATCCAAGTGAGACCACAATTGAGGGATCAACCGAGACTCCCACAAACCCAAGTGAGACTACCACTGAAGGAGCAACAGAGACTCCCACAAATCCAAGTGAGACGACAACTGAGGGATCAACCGAGACTCCCACAAATCCAAGTGAAACAACTACCGAGGTACCAACTGAGACTCCCACAAATCCAAGTGAGACGACAACTGAGGTACCAACCGAGACTCCTACGAACCCCAGTGAGACAACAACTGAGGGATCAACCGAGACTCCCACAAACCCAAGTGAGACCACAACTGAGGGATCAAATGAGACTCCCACAAACCCAAGTGAGACCACAACTGAGGTACCAACCGAGACTCCCACAAACCCCAGTGAGACGACAACTGATGGATCAACCGAGACTCCCACAAATCCAAGTGAAACCACAACTGAGGTACCAACTGAGACTCCAACAAATCCAAGTGAGACGACAACCGAGGTACCAACCGAGACTCCCACGAACCCCAGTGAGACCACAACTGAAGTACCAACCGAGACTTCCACAAACCCAAGTGAGACGACAACTGATGGATCAACCGAGACTCCCACAAATCCAAGTGAAACCACAACTGAGGTACAAACTGAGACTCCCACAAACCCCAGTGAGACGACAACTGAGGTACCAACTGAAACTCCCACGAATCCCAGTGAGACCACAACTGAAGTGCCAACTGAGAATCCAACAAACCCAAGTGAGACTACCACTGAAGGATCAACAGAGACTTCCACAAATCCAAGTGAGACCACAACTGAGGGATCAACCGAGACTCCCACAAATCCAAGTGAAACAACTACAGAGATGCCAACCGAGACTCCAACAAATCCAAGTGAAACTACAACCGAGGTACCAACTGAAACTCCAACAAATCCAAGTGAGACCACAACCGATGTACCAACCGAGACTCCCACAAATCCAAGTGAAACGACAACAGAGGTATCAACTGAGACTCCTACAAATCCAAGTGAAACAACTACCGAGGTACCAACCGAGACTCCGACAAATCCAAGTGAAACGACAACCGAGGCACCAACTGAGACTCCCACAAATCCAAGTGAAACGACAACGGAGGTACCAACTGAGACTCCAACAAACCCAAGTGAGTCTACCACTGAGGGATCAACCGAGACTCCCACAAACCCAAGTGAGACCACAACTGAAGTACCAACCGAGACTCCCACAGACCCAGGTGAGACGACAACTGAGGTACCAACTGAAACTCCCACAAATCCAAGTGAGACCACAACCGATGTACCAACTGAGACTTCCACAAATCCAAGTGAAACGACAACCGAGGTACCAACTGAGACTCCTACAAATCCAAGTGAGACCACAACCGAGGTACCAACCGAGACTCCCACAATTCCAAGTGAAACGACAACGGAGGTACCAACTGAGACTTCTACAGATCCAAGTGAAACAACTTCCGAGGTACCAATTGAGACTCCCACAAATCCAAGTGAAACCACAACTGAGGTACCAACCGAGACTCCAACAAATCCAAGTGAAACGACAACCGAGGTACCAACTGAGACTCCCACAAATCCAAGTGAGACGACAACGGAGGTATCAACTGAGACTCCTACAAATCCAAGTGAGACCACAACCGATGTACCAACCGAGACTCCCACAAATCCAAGTGAAACGACAACGGAGGTACCAACTGAGACTCCTACAAATCCAAGTGAAACAACTACCGAGGTACCAACTGAGACTCCCACAAATCCAAGTGAGACCACAACCGAGGTACCAACTGAGACTCCTACAAATCCAAGTGAAACAACCACCGAGGTACCAACTGAGACTCCCACAAATCCAAGTGAGACCACTACCGATGTACCAACCGAGACTCCAACAAATCCAAGTGAAACCACAACCGAGGTACCAACTGAGACTCCCACAAATCCAAGTGAGACCACTACCGATGTACCAACCGAGACTCCAACAAATCCAAGTGAAACGACAACGGAGGTACCAACTGAGACTCCTACAAATCCAAGTGAAACAACTACCGAGGTACCAACTGAAACTCCCACAAATCCAAGTGAGACGACAACTGAGGTACCAACCGAGACTCCAACAAATCCAAGTGAGACCACAACCGATGTACCAACTGAGACTTCCACAAATCCAAGTGAAACGACAACCGAGGTACCAACTGAGACTCCTACATATCCAAGTGAAACAACTACCGAGGTACCAACTGAAACTCCCACAAATCCAAGTGAGACGACAACTGAAGTGCCAACTGAGAATCCAACAAACCCAAGTGAGTCTACCACTGAGGGATCAACCGAGACTCCCACAAACCCAAGTGAGACCACAACTGAAGTACCAACCGAGACTCCCACAGAACCAGGTGAGACGACAACTGAGGTACCAACTGAAACTCCCACAAATCCAAGTGAGATCACAACCGATGTACCAACTGAGACTTCCACAAATCCAAGTGAAACGACAACCGAGGTACCAACTGAGACTCCTACATATCCAAGTGAAACAACTACCGAGGTACCAACTGAAACTCCGACGAATCCAAGTGAGACGACAACTGAAGTGCCAACTGAGAATCCAACAAACCCAAGTGAGTCTACCACTGAGGGATCAACCGAGACTCCCACAAACCCAAGTGAGACCACAACTGAAGTACCAACCGAGACTCCCACAGAACCAGGTGAGACGACAACTGAGGTACCAACTGAAACTCCCACAAATCCAAGTGAGACCACAACCGATGTACCAACTGAGACTTCCACAAATCCAAGTGAAACGACAACCGAGGTACCAACTGAGACTCCTACAAATCCAAGTGAGACCACAACCGAAGTACAAACCGAGACTCCCACAATTCCAAGTGAAACGACAACCGATGTACCAACTGAGACTCCCACAAACCCAAGTGAGACCACAACTGAAGTACCAACCGAGACTCCCACAGAACCAGGTGAGACGACAACTGAGGTACCAACTGAAACTCCCACAAATCCAAGTGAGACGACAACTGAGGTACCAACCGAGACTCCCACAAATCCAAGTGAAACGACAACAGAGGTACCAACTGAAACTCCCACGAATCCAAGTGAGACCACAACTGAAGTGCCAACTGAGAATCCAACAAACCCAAGTGAGACTACCACTGAGGGATCAACCGAGACTCCCACAAATCCAAGTGAGACCACAACTGAGGTACCAACGGAAACTCCCACAAACCCAAGTGAGACTACAACTGAGGTACCTACCGAGACTCCCACAAGTCCAAATGAGACCACAACTGAGGTACCTACTGAGACTCCCACAAATCCAAGTGAGACCACAACTGAGGTACAAACTGAGACTCCCACAAATCCAAGTGAAACAACTACCGATGTACCTACCGAGACTCCCACGAATCCGAGTGAGACGACAACTGAGTTATCGACTGAGACTCCAACAAATCCAAGTGAGACTACCACTAAGGTACCAACCGAGACTCCAACAAGTCCAAGTGAGACGACGACTGAAGTTTCAACTGAAACTACAACTGAGGCTTCTACAGCATCTCAACCTACTCCAGAGCCACCTAAGATTATTGAGATATGTCCTGGTGCTGATCCTAGTACTACACTTCCTGGAGATTCGACCTGTGCGCAACCACTTTGTACTGAAGAAGAGTGGAGGGCTAATGTTCATCTTCCCAGCAGAAATCCTAAGGCTTTCTACCAATGCGCTGCTCCAGGAATAGCTGTCAAAAAGGAATGTCCTGGAGGAACCTGCTTTAGCAATCAATACAAAGTTTGTGTGCATGCATACCAATGGATAAATCCATGTGATGGTGTTCTACCCGCATGAATCAGACTTTCACCGCTAAATTGATGGACAAATTGTTTTATTGTAATTGGCTATaaacaatttacaattttttgagaaaagaacaaatttaagcaataaaGTTATAAAATGAAAGTCACGAAGTGTGATATTAATCGACCTGTTTTACAATTTTAGTGCTTTTTAATTTATATgcctttataatattattttttaataaaatgacttgttttttttttaaaaatgatgttAATTACTTGTCAACTATGGTCATGTGATTATCCTTATCACACAGTAGCTACACCCTTGACAAGTTTTTGATTGTCATGATCTAAAGATATGATCTTGCACGTAATTGCAGTATTGAGGATGTGTAATAATTGTTGTCTTGCATAACTTCTTCCTTGTATATTAAAATtacataattataaaatttcttgcTAAATGATACTATTCATTGttcaaaaaaatgtattataccTTAAATAATGATACATAaaattctctttcttttttatatGATTACCACCCATAATCTATTAGCCATTTCTATCAACTCATTGTAAAGATAACGAAAAGAAAACCCAACGCACATCACTCAATTGATACAACAATTAAACGAAAAGAGTGCGATAATCTGCCAATCGACGATATATTTGGTTGAGCGTGTCCATTGCTGATTAGTCTTTTCAAGTCTATTGCCTCTGTAACACGAAAAAATAATGTTCCAAAAGCTAAGTTTAAAAATTGTGCAAGTGATTTTGGTTATAACTCTATGCATTGCTACATCAACATCAACAGAAACTGACGGCAGGCCAGGCTGTCGAACTCGGTATGAATTTTCAAGACTCTGGCGACATGCAACAGATTTGGAATCTTTCTGGGAGTGTACCAACTGGCGTCAAGCATCTCCAAGACAGTGTCCGAGACAAACATTGTTCCATGAGTGGTGGCAAACTTGTGTTCCAGCACTAATGTGGGAAGAAACACCATTTAGAGAGCCTCCAACTAGTGCCTATGATGAAGAAGATGCTTGTGAACCTATTGTATTTGAACCACAATGTCCGCTTGATCCTGAGCCCACCGCTACAACGAACTTTCCTACAGACACGACAATAGAATTAACTCCACCAACTGAACCTGAAACTGATACAACACCATCTGAAGAAACATCAACTGATACCACGACAACTCCGAGTCCTCCAACTGAGTCTCCTGAGACTACAACGGCTGGTAATCCATCAGATAGTACAACAACCACTGAAGAAATTACAACGACAGATGATCCGCCAACAGAAACTCCTGAAACTACTACAGGTGAAGTTACAACAACAACAACTGAGGCAACAACCACGACGGAAGTGGAAACTACAACTGAGAGCACGACAACAACAACTGAGGCCTCAACCACAACGGAAGTTGAAACTACAACTGAGAGCTCGACATCAACAACTGAAGTTGAAACTACAACTGAGAGTTCGACAACAACAACTGAAATTGAAACTACAACTGAGAGTTCGACAACAACAACTGAAGTTGAAACGACAACTGAGGACACAACAACAACAACTACTGAATCAACCACAGAAGAAACTGTTGAAGGCCCAACTGATGACCCTGAAACAACAACTCAGCCATCAACCCCTCCTCCAACAAGTGAAGTAACCTTACCGTCAACAGAAACTACAACAAAATCTCAGTTTCAGCTTTGCCCTGGAGCTGACGAAAACAGAATGATTGAAGGAAGTCAGAGTTGTCAAAGACCCGTTTGTACCATGGAACTCTACGAAAGTCGTGCCCGCCTTCCATCTCTAGATCCAGGACAATATTACACCTGCCTCACCCCAACAGTGCTTAGAGTGAATTACTGCACAACCCCTACACATTGTTTCAGCTACGCCCTCCAGCAATGTGTATCCCCAGACCAGTGGTTCAATCCATGcggaaatgtttaaaaaaaataaattattgacgTGTGAtatgattttgaacattcatTAAAGcaattgtattttttcttgACTAATGTTCAATTAATTTATGGCCGATTTTCACTTTGGACACGATTTGAAAGATTACAATATAAAGCTTTGATAAGGGATAATGCCGAGATAATTGACTATTTGCGAGGTGTCGCACAATTTTTGTCTATTTCACAATAAGATAAGAATTTCGGGGAATTCAGTGTTATCAGAAATTGACCAAATATGACCACAATTTCCGATCATTTAAGCATTTCCTCAATTAGTCTAAGATTGACGCACATAGGTTGGTCTATGGACCAATGGCAGATCTAGTGGGAGATATTATTGATTCCAATTGATTCTGAAAAATATaccataatttttattatgaacGATATGAATTGTAGGTTTTGTATCGATCAAAAACTCGTCGCTATGAAAGCCTTTTGTGAGATTATATTCGTGTTGTTGTTTATCACTAATGAGCTGATCCACGCCGTCGTTCTCGTTACATCAGGGGCTAGAACGGTATGATTCTCTTGGTATAAAACTTACGCTCGTATGTATAGAAACATTCAtgattcaaaatgattttatcatttttaactCCATATCTGTATCGGGATCAAGGGCTTAATTAGGATATTCaggttagcagcccacgcctcaCAATCCTTTGCCACTTCATGGCAGTATTCTTCGTTGATTTGAAGACGTTCCTGAcacaattttgaatataatccACCTTATCCTTAGGTCTTTCCCGAGGTCGACTCCCCTGTACGATGGATTGCATCAATTTTTTAATGGAGAATAATTTTTTCAGTCCTGCCGCCAAAAGTTCGAAAAATGGACCTGAAATCTACCACAGGTTTTGTTCTCATGTTCAAGTTTATAAACGAAATATTTTGAACTGATTTTGGCTAATTTTCTGTAGCAATGTGAaattgaaatgttaatttcCTTTTTCATTCTCTACCATATCATGGCTTTTTCAGCGGATCTTGAATATTTCTCTATTAACCTACGATATATTGCTGATTTTGGAGCAGAGTATGTTACGACAATTtgagcctcagtggatcagttggtagagtagtgtctctatgactgtgaggtctcgggttcgaaactcggcagctgcagatttttcagcagccttatcgaattagtccagtgaatAGATAAAAAAGTAATGCTTAATGCATTGACAACGAACCACCTAAAAACAAAAGAGGCTGGTACAGAAACGAGTTCGAcataaagagatctgtcgatacaaaaatacacattcactgcaactgatccaacaaAGGCctgccgcaatatagaaacggcactgTGTGTGTACCTCAGGCATATAGAAGCCGAGATATAAAGCTGGAGGACCGCCTTGAgggttaagatagaatggaGTGATGGGGAGTgtataatgggcccaaataagtggtcTGGATGCAGCGGAACCGATAAATGTTtagccgacccatagacaaatcttaatgttacgacaattgctgatccaagccACGCTGTATTGCTTTCAAAACAACCTTAAATACGCTTTAAATTTGACCCTAAATGCCTATAAAAATGTCTATCTTGAATTTCCTATAGGAGAAACTGGAGCACCACCGAACCTGGGGTAGTACCGAACAGTGATCTTTATTTCTGAACAACTTGGACTATGATaaacatttcttcagtggacaagcatctctatagtatctataaattcataCAAGTCTCGCCCTCTGAACTAAAGTCAAAtgtcaaattaaaaattcgcaGTGATGGGTGCTACTGCGTGTTCGGAGGTGCCCCAAGTTTCCCCTAGAATAGTCGAAAGTCGGAATAGACGTGAATATCCTAATATTCTTGACATATTGTAGgtgtttaatattaatttaatcgATTTAATTAGATAGGAAGTGGATCGGTACTTAAGAGAATTCTTACGTTGTTACACTTACTTTTTCAATTTCGTCTAATGAATATCATCAAGTACTTGCGTCATAAATATCATTTCGCATTTCCGTGAATCACCGCACTTCACTAACTTTCTCTTATGTAATTTATACTATATTTTACAAAAGCCCTCTAAAAGATAACGATTCCCAAGAAGTCATCGAGACATTAAAATAAACACTATTTATAACatactattatttatttttgagtaTTGATTGCCTTATGAAATTTCCGATGCGCCACATACaatatggctttattttttttacgtttATTACTCGTAAAGGAAATTAGCAGAATACTCTGATTCTATTATTACCATTGTTACATACGATTGTAAAAGTCTAATATTGATAagatttttatacttttaattgCACCTAATTTTTGGGTATAAAAGACGCCGAAATAGGTGACACAAATTCAGTTTTCTTTGAACGGTTGAACATAAAGAATATacataaaaatgtttaagattCTTTTAATCTCGTTTATGTTTCTAACCCTTGGTTGGAGTAGACCCCAGTGTCGAAACCCTGATGAATTCGGTCGAGGATTTGCTGAACAAGGCAGTCCATATCATTACTGGGAGTGTACAGCAGTTGGAGTTGCTGAATTGAAACAATG is from Phlebotomus papatasi isolate M1 chromosome 1, Ppap_2.1, whole genome shotgun sequence and encodes:
- the LOC129804234 gene encoding mucin-2-like, which gives rise to MSFFVNVVNGHSFKNNNSRDFLNQNLTDMAPYHEYFCEYKRPLYLPSHDHKVFVFKMVSQSVVKFGLIFSVIFASAASQCHLRNVEMIPQHDGQPGCQIRYEFTRRWRNNYDNSLYWECRLWNTSAEQQSCPPGTLFQDSWQTCLPSGMWEWTPYSEPPTRAGQNNEDQCEPLDTGTCPPPTTPSYPPIETTTPGFPTGTTPSNPTGTTPDWTTGTSTTPDNTTPDTTTHSPTPPHITTTTAPPTTTTTTTPETTTTTTTTTPETTTTTTTPETTTTTTTTTPETTTTTTTTTPETTTTTTTTTETTTTTTTPETTTTTTPETTTTTTTTPETTTTTTTTPETTTTTTTPEPTTTTTTPETTTTTTPEATTTTPETTTTTTTTTPEITTTESTTTTEETTTTTTPGECPTCPPTCPTCPPGTTQPTSPTPPGNLGVCPGAEPEQYAPGPMNCDTQPECRPPHHQNRLYPRRDPTSYFFCGPGNGNVQIAECSIGECFDYDMQSCVPARSWRNSCIHENIRDTIIKMKETALLVLCLSVFVGYVLCQNDPGDGRPGCMTRYEFRRFWRNRINKSVYFNCTTWGNSKEIPCAVGTYFQESWQTCVQPKYYIDTPFYDPPTSAYSSENDQCQEIVFPPQCNPNEGGPSTTETTPDTTTDASTNLPTNPSENPTETTTEIPTNPSDSTTELSRESTVDPTETPTDTPSNPTETTTEMSTETPSDTTTEISTDPSETTETEETEMPTETPTNPSETTSEVPTETPTNPSETTTEGSTDTPTNPSETTTEVPTETPTNPSETTTEGSTDTPTNPSETTTEVPTETPTNPSETTTEVPTETPTNPSETTTEVPTETPTNPSETTTEVQTETPTNPSETTTEVPTETPTNPSETTTEVPTETPTNPSETTTDVPTETPTNPSETTTEVPTETTTNPIETTTEVPTETPTNPSETTTEVPTENPTNPSEATTEGSTETPTNPSETTIEGSTETPTNPSETTTEGATETPTNPSETTTEGSTETPTNPSETTTEVPTETPTNPSETTTEVPTETPTNPSETTTEGSTETPTNPSETTTEGSNETPTNPSETTTEVPTETPTNPSETTTDGSTETPTNPSETTTEVPTETPTNPSETTTEVPTETPTNPSETTTEVPTETSTNPSETTTDGSTETPTNPSETTTEVQTETPTNPSETTTEVPTETPTNPSETTTEVPTENPTNPSETTTEGSTETSTNPSETTTEGSTETPTNPSETTTEMPTETPTNPSETTTEVPTETPTNPSETTTDVPTETPTNPSETTTEVSTETPTNPSETTTEVPTETPTNPSETTTEAPTETPTNPSETTTEVPTETPTNPSESTTEGSTETPTNPSETTTEVPTETPTDPGETTTEVPTETPTNPSETTTDVPTETSTNPSETTTEVPTETPTNPSETTTEVPTETPTIPSETTTEVPTETSTDPSETTSEVPIETPTNPSETTTEVPTETPTNPSETTTEVPTETPTNPSETTTEVSTETPTNPSETTTDVPTETPTNPSETTTEVPTETPTNPSETTTEVPTETPTNPSETTTEVPTETPTNPSETTTEVPTETPTNPSETTTDVPTETPTNPSETTTEVPTETPTNPSETTTDVPTETPTNPSETTTEVPTETPTNPSETTTEVPTETPTNPSETTTEVPTETPTNPSETTTDVPTETSTNPSETTTEVPTETPTYPSETTTEVPTETPTNPSETTTEVPTENPTNPSESTTEGSTETPTNPSETTTEVPTETPTEPGETTTEVPTETPTNPSEITTDVPTETSTNPSETTTEVPTETPTYPSETTTEVPTETPTNPSETTTEVPTENPTNPSESTTEGSTETPTNPSETTTEVPTETPTEPGETTTEVPTETPTNPSETTTDVPTETSTNPSETTTEVPTETPTNPSETTTEVQTETPTIPSETTTDVPTETPTNPSETTTEVPTETPTEPGETTTEVPTETPTNPSETTTEVPTETPTNPSETTTEVPTETPTNPSETTTEVPTENPTNPSETTTEGSTETPTNPSETTTEVPTETPTNPSETTTEVPTETPTSPNETTTEVPTETPTNPSETTTEVQTETPTNPSETTTDVPTETPTNPSETTTELSTETPTNPSETTTKVPTETPTSPSETTTEVSTETTTEASTASQPTPEPPKIIEICPGADPSTTLPGDSTCAQPLCTEEEWRANVHLPSRNPKAFYQCAAPGIAVKKECPGGTCFSNQYKVCVHAYQWINPCDGVLPIMFQKLSLKIVQVILVITLCIATSTSTETDGRPGCRTRYEFSRLWRHATDLESFWECTNWRQASPRQCPRQTLFHEWWQTCVPALMWEETPFREPPTSAYDEEDACEPIVFEPQCPLDPEPTATTNFPTDTTIELTPPTEPETDTTPSEETSTDTTTTPSPPTESPETTTAGNPSDSTTTTEEITTTDDPPTETPETTTGEVTTTTTEATTTTEVETTTESTTTTTEASTTTEVETTTESSTSTTEVETTTESSTTTTEIETTTESSTTTTEVETTTEDTTTTTTESTTEETVEGPTDDPETTTQPSTPPPTSEVTLPSTETTTKSQFQLCPGADENRMIEGSQSCQRPVCTMELYESRARLPSLDPGQYYTCLTPTVLRVNYCTTPTHCFSYALQQCVSPDQWFNPCGNV